CATATAATCTTTCGCCCCATTGGAGTTAGGGATATACGAAAACACATCTTGCTGGGCAGATTGGGCTTCTGTCAAAGCTACATTTTCACGAATAATCGTATTAAAGACCTTAAACCCTGGCAAGGTTTCTTTCACATAATCCATGTTGCTTTGGTGCACCACCAAGCGCTTGCTTACTAAGGTAAATACGATACCTTCTACTTTGAGCTCTGGATTAATTTCTTCCTGAATCCGTTCTATTCTGGTCAGTATTTTGTCCAACCCCTTAATAGCTGCTATTTCTGGTTGCAATGTTACCAAACAGCTATTGGAAGCTACCATAGCACCCGAAGTAATAATGTTTAGAGAAGGGGGACAATCTATCAGGATATAATCGTAATTATCTTTTACTGGTCTCAATACTTTTTTCAACCTATTGAAGCCCCCTATCATCTGAACCAACTCCAGGTCTGCTTCTGCCAATTCCAAATCGCTTGGCGCTAGATCAAACCCCTCTTCTATCTGAACTATGGGCAACGGACTATCTTTTAACAAAGCATCTACCACTTGTTTTTCAGGCTCGTCAACCCCCAATCCTTGTGAAAGGTTTCCTTGCGAGTCCATATCCACCACCAATACTTTCTTGCCCATCATATGGAAAGCTTTTCCTAAGTTTATGGTAGTAGTAGTCTTTCCCACTCCCCCTTTATGGTTTACAATGCTGATCACTTTTACATTTCCTGCACTAGCATCTTCCCTATATCCATACTTATGGAGCGTTGGCCTCAAATTTTTTAGATGTTCTTTGTTCAGTTTCCTATCTCCTCTTAGCACTTTT
This genomic window from Flammeovirgaceae bacterium SG7u.111 contains:
- a CDS encoding ParA family protein, whose product is MLLSNDIVVDFLKRNQAISLSVLEKESALPAGLLGKVLRGDRKLNKEHLKNLRPTLHKYGYREDASAGNVKVISIVNHKGGVGKTTTTINLGKAFHMMGKKVLVVDMDSQGNLSQGLGVDEPEKQVVDALLKDSPLPIVQIEEGFDLAPSDLELAEADLELVQMIGGFNRLKKVLRPVKDNYDYILIDCPPSLNIITSGAMVASNSCLVTLQPEIAAIKGLDKILTRIERIQEEINPELKVEGIVFTLVSKRLVVHQSNMDYVKETLPGFKVFNTIIRENVALTEAQSAQQDVFSYIPNSNGAKDYMALAKEILSSDK